One Pseudorhodoplanes sinuspersici DNA segment encodes these proteins:
- a CDS encoding amidohydrolase family protein — MKTAVTNLKTIVTGDWRQPFANGDTIVMDGGKITAVGTADAKALETCDVVIDAAGAVAIPGLIDSHVHITFGDYTPRQKTVGFLESYTHGGVTTSITASEVHVPGRPKDPEGVKALAVAALKSFQGWRPGGMRVHAGSIILEPGLTEADFDDLKSKGVWLAKAGFGAFPTPYDYKPMIAWAKARGMVTTVHTGGSSIPGSSGIWSEHILALDPDVSFHVNGGPIAMPDEGFPRLVNESKVALQVCTAGNLRTTLWLSKLVREADQFDRFLIATDTPTGSGIMPLGMMYTITHLASLAGLPVEWAIAAATGNNARVYGLNSGFMAPGKDADVVVIDACSGGSKDDALSALANGDVAAVSAVITDGVPRFVGRSRNTPEGIRRVRVARSNVIQDFSAAAH; from the coding sequence ATGAAAACAGCCGTCACCAATCTCAAGACCATTGTCACCGGCGACTGGCGTCAGCCTTTCGCCAACGGCGATACGATTGTGATGGATGGCGGCAAGATTACTGCCGTCGGAACGGCTGACGCAAAGGCGCTCGAAACCTGCGATGTCGTGATCGATGCGGCCGGGGCCGTTGCGATCCCCGGGCTGATCGACTCGCATGTCCACATCACCTTCGGGGATTACACCCCGCGCCAGAAGACAGTCGGCTTTCTTGAAAGCTATACGCATGGCGGCGTGACGACGTCGATCACCGCATCCGAAGTGCATGTGCCGGGGCGCCCCAAGGATCCGGAAGGTGTGAAAGCGCTGGCCGTTGCCGCGCTGAAGAGCTTTCAGGGCTGGCGGCCGGGCGGCATGCGCGTTCATGCCGGCTCGATCATTCTCGAGCCAGGTCTGACAGAGGCCGATTTCGACGACCTGAAGTCGAAAGGTGTGTGGCTCGCCAAGGCAGGCTTTGGTGCGTTCCCGACGCCTTATGACTACAAGCCGATGATCGCCTGGGCCAAGGCGCGCGGCATGGTGACGACTGTGCACACCGGCGGTTCCTCCATTCCCGGTTCATCGGGCATCTGGTCCGAACACATTCTGGCGCTCGATCCTGATGTGTCGTTCCACGTCAACGGCGGACCGATCGCCATGCCGGATGAGGGCTTTCCGCGTCTGGTCAATGAATCGAAAGTTGCACTGCAGGTTTGTACCGCAGGCAATCTGCGGACGACATTGTGGCTGAGCAAGCTGGTGCGCGAGGCTGATCAATTCGACCGCTTCCTGATCGCGACGGACACGCCGACCGGCAGCGGCATCATGCCGCTCGGCATGATGTACACGATCACGCATCTGGCCAGTCTCGCCGGTCTGCCGGTGGAATGGGCGATTGCCGCTGCCACCGGCAACAATGCAAGAGTCTATGGATTGAATTCGGGCTTCATGGCGCCGGGCAAGGACGCCGATGTCGTTGTCATTGACGCATGTTCCGGCGGCTCGAAGGATGACGCGCTTTCGGCCCTCGCCAATGGTGATGTTGCCGCAGTGAGCGCAGTCATTACCGATGGTGTGCCGCGCTTTGTCGGTCGTAGCCGCAACACACCGGAAGGAATTCGTCGCGTTCGTGTTGCGCGCAGCAATGTCATTCAGGACTTCAGCGCCGCCGCGCATTGA